The proteins below are encoded in one region of Segatella copri:
- a CDS encoding YhcH/YjgK/YiaL family protein translates to MVVDTLDNLEKYVSLNPLFADVVKFIKDNDLSKLEDGKHFIKEGNLFVNITTAHGKSEEDAVFETHRKMIDIQIPLDNEETYGYTPLADLPEVEYNEAKDVTKYPGVKAQTLVTCKPGQFAIFWPQDGHQPCIGSGDIHKAIFKIKN, encoded by the coding sequence ATGGTAGTAGATACTTTAGACAATCTGGAGAAATATGTTTCTCTCAATCCGCTCTTCGCTGATGTAGTGAAGTTTATCAAAGATAATGACCTCTCTAAATTGGAGGACGGTAAGCATTTTATCAAGGAGGGTAACCTCTTTGTTAACATAACGACAGCTCACGGAAAAAGCGAGGAAGATGCTGTTTTTGAAACACATCGCAAGATGATTGATATTCAGATTCCTCTTGACAACGAGGAGACTTATGGCTATACTCCTCTTGCTGATCTTCCTGAAGTGGAATATAACGAGGCTAAGGATGTAACCAAGTATCCTGGTGTGAAAGCGCAGACGCTCGTTACCTGCAAGCCAGGTCAGTTTGCTATCTTCTGGCCACAAGATGGTCATCAGCCATGCATCGGTAGTGGTGATATCCACAAGGCTATCTTCAAGATTAAGAATTAA
- a CDS encoding phosphatidylinositol-4-phosphate 5-kinase, with translation MASVDASAQKISLGSCITRDGGQFKGEMVSGKPQGKGTTIYKNGDTYEGSYMKGKREGYGVYTFSDGEKYEGQWMQDQQHGKGTYYFQNNNKYVGLWFRDYQHGHGVMFYYNGDKYDGDWYKDKRQGRGVYTYANGAQYKGQWMNDMKNGNGFFNWGDGTTYDGQWLDNQRSGKGTFKYADGDVYIGDWKDDIQDGKGIYKFHNGDIYEGDYVQGERTGIGIFRSAKGDKYNGQFKDGLRTGQGTFIWKNGDIYVGDWMDDLQNGRGKLTKKNGDVFEGEFKNGLVDGNVVIHYADGRRFKGAYHKGKRQGPCIEEDKNGKRFEGTYRNDVRDGRFVEKDRNGQVTAKGAYENGKRFED, from the coding sequence ATGGCATCGGTTGATGCCTCAGCCCAGAAGATTTCGCTAGGCTCTTGCATCACCCGTGACGGAGGTCAGTTTAAAGGCGAAATGGTGAGCGGAAAGCCGCAGGGAAAAGGTACTACCATCTATAAGAATGGGGATACCTACGAAGGCTCTTATATGAAAGGTAAGCGCGAAGGCTATGGCGTTTATACCTTCAGTGATGGCGAAAAGTATGAGGGACAGTGGATGCAGGACCAGCAGCATGGTAAAGGCACCTACTATTTCCAGAACAACAACAAATATGTAGGCCTCTGGTTCCGCGATTACCAGCATGGTCATGGCGTCATGTTCTATTATAATGGTGATAAATATGACGGCGACTGGTATAAGGACAAGCGTCAGGGACGCGGCGTTTATACTTATGCCAATGGCGCACAGTATAAAGGCCAGTGGATGAACGATATGAAGAATGGAAACGGCTTCTTCAACTGGGGAGACGGAACTACTTATGACGGTCAGTGGCTAGACAACCAGCGCTCTGGAAAAGGTACTTTCAAATATGCTGATGGCGATGTGTATATCGGCGACTGGAAGGATGATATCCAGGACGGAAAGGGTATCTATAAATTTCATAATGGCGACATTTATGAAGGCGATTATGTGCAGGGAGAACGCACGGGTATAGGCATCTTCCGCTCTGCAAAGGGCGACAAGTATAACGGACAGTTTAAGGATGGCCTGCGTACCGGTCAGGGTACCTTCATCTGGAAGAATGGCGATATCTATGTAGGCGACTGGATGGATGATCTGCAGAACGGCAGGGGCAAACTGACCAAGAAGAACGGCGACGTGTTTGAAGGTGAGTTCAAAAACGGTCTGGTAGATGGTAATGTCGTGATTCATTATGCTGATGGCAGAAGATTCAAGGGTGCCTATCACAAAGGTAAGCGCCAGGGACCTTGCATAGAAGAAGATAAAAACGGTAAGCGTTTCGAAGGAACCTACCGTAACGATGTGCGTGACGGAAGATTTGTAGAAAAAGACCGCAACGGACAGGTTACAGCCAAGGGAGCCTACGAAAACGGCAAACGATTTGAAGACTAA
- a CDS encoding site-specific integrase, whose protein sequence is MRCTFKTVFYVNGSKERNGIVPIMGRVTINGTIAQFSCKQSVTKAIWDAKGNRATGKSKEAKEVNFALDNIKAQITKHYQRLSDREAFVTAEMVRNAYQGIGTEYETLLRAFDKENAAFAKRVGKDRAKNTYRKYLTVRKYVADFIKYQYKRSDMSMNELTEEFIRDYCLYLKNVVGLAQSSIWIYSIPLKHIVTAAHYNGKIPRNPFAMYHVDPDHKEREFLTLDELTAMTEIKLEDPNMAFARDLFIFGCWTGISFIDIKNLTEDNISMINGAPWIVSKRQKTGVPFQIKLMDIPMQIIGRYKAFRKGSHLFNIGNLDSINKRIKKVAAMCGIKKRVSFHVSRHSWAVLALEYGMPIESVSKILGHTNITTTQIYAKVTSTKLDHDISVFESRIKGHLPAMGGMA, encoded by the coding sequence ATGAGATGCACTTTCAAGACAGTCTTCTATGTAAATGGAAGCAAGGAGAGAAACGGAATTGTCCCTATCATGGGACGAGTGACAATCAACGGAACTATCGCACAGTTCAGTTGCAAGCAGAGCGTTACCAAGGCTATTTGGGATGCCAAGGGCAACAGAGCCACAGGCAAGAGTAAGGAAGCCAAGGAGGTGAACTTTGCGCTTGACAACATCAAGGCTCAAATCACCAAGCATTACCAACGACTTTCCGACCGTGAGGCGTTCGTTACCGCTGAAATGGTGAGAAACGCCTACCAAGGCATAGGCACGGAATACGAGACATTGCTCAGAGCCTTTGACAAGGAGAACGCAGCTTTTGCCAAGCGTGTGGGCAAGGATAGAGCCAAGAACACCTACCGCAAGTATCTGACGGTAAGAAAGTATGTTGCCGATTTCATCAAGTATCAGTACAAGCGCAGCGATATGTCCATGAACGAGCTTACTGAGGAATTCATCCGTGACTATTGCCTGTATCTGAAGAATGTCGTCGGACTTGCGCAGTCCTCCATTTGGATTTACTCCATACCACTGAAGCATATTGTAACGGCAGCTCACTACAACGGCAAGATACCGAGAAATCCATTTGCCATGTACCACGTTGACCCAGACCACAAGGAACGTGAGTTCTTGACATTGGACGAGCTTACCGCCATGACAGAGATAAAGTTGGAAGACCCGAACATGGCATTTGCGAGAGACCTTTTTATCTTTGGCTGTTGGACAGGTATATCTTTCATCGACATCAAAAACTTGACGGAAGATAACATCAGCATGATAAACGGTGCTCCTTGGATTGTTTCCAAGCGTCAGAAGACAGGTGTTCCGTTCCAAATCAAGTTGATGGACATTCCCATGCAGATTATTGGGAGATACAAGGCTTTCAGAAAAGGAAGTCACTTGTTCAATATCGGCAACCTTGACAGCATCAACAAGCGCATAAAGAAAGTTGCTGCAATGTGTGGCATCAAGAAGCGTGTCTCGTTTCATGTCTCACGTCATAGTTGGGCTGTTTTAGCCTTGGAGTACGGAATGCCGATAGAGAGCGTGAGCAAGATTCTTGGTCACACGAATATCACCACGACACAGATATATGCCAAGGTGACAAGCACCAAGCTTGACCATGACATATCTGTCTTTGAAAGTCGAATCAAGGGGCATTTGCCTGCAATGGGAGGGATGGCATGA
- a CDS encoding primase-helicase family protein has protein sequence MMSKTNDNNQPVVVERKQPQAASPTNEVFIRVGTTLYKVVDQPTITGGKVRKRIPWNMETLRQDYGKEFIKYVHKYDGFCTVPEHVNHRTVIDGFLNLYEPIGHKPMQGDFPNIKKLVSHIFGEQYDLGMDYLQLLYLRPVQKLPILLLVSEERNTGKTTFLNFLKALFQDNVTFNTNEDFRSQFNSDWAGKLLIVVDEVLLSRREDSERLKNLSTTLSYKVEAKGKDRNEISFFAKFVLCSNNESLPVIIDEGETRYWVRKISSLQSDDTGFLEKLKAEIPAFLFHLQGRTLSTEHKSRMWFAPEQIATDALRRIIRCNRNRLEVEMSELFLEVMENTQTDSLQFCLNDAIALLQCNHVKAEKYLVRKIVQDCWKLQPSENALTYTSYEYNYNSSGHYSPTKRVGRFYTVTRDKLNSI, from the coding sequence ATTATGAGCAAGACAAACGACAACAATCAGCCTGTGGTTGTGGAAAGAAAACAACCACAGGCAGCATCTCCGACAAACGAGGTGTTCATCCGTGTTGGCACTACCTTGTACAAGGTGGTTGACCAACCTACCATCACAGGAGGAAAGGTAAGAAAGCGCATCCCTTGGAACATGGAGACCTTGCGTCAGGACTACGGCAAGGAGTTCATCAAGTACGTTCACAAGTATGACGGCTTCTGTACTGTTCCCGAACATGTGAACCACCGCACGGTGATAGACGGTTTCCTCAACCTATACGAGCCGATAGGACATAAGCCGATGCAAGGGGACTTCCCTAATATCAAGAAGTTGGTTAGTCACATCTTCGGTGAGCAATATGACCTTGGCATGGACTACCTGCAACTGCTCTATCTCAGACCTGTGCAGAAGTTGCCCATTCTGCTGCTCGTATCAGAGGAGAGGAACACAGGCAAGACCACGTTCTTGAACTTTCTGAAAGCGTTGTTCCAAGACAACGTGACATTCAACACCAACGAGGACTTCCGCAGTCAGTTCAATTCCGATTGGGCTGGCAAGCTGCTGATTGTCGTGGACGAGGTGTTGCTCAGTCGTAGGGAGGATTCCGAGCGGTTGAAGAACCTCAGCACCACCCTCTCGTACAAGGTGGAAGCCAAGGGCAAGGACAGGAACGAGATTTCCTTCTTTGCCAAGTTCGTGCTGTGCTCCAACAACGAATCACTCCCTGTCATCATTGACGAGGGCGAGACCCGATATTGGGTGAGGAAGATTTCATCGTTGCAATCTGACGATACCGGCTTCTTGGAGAAACTGAAGGCGGAGATACCCGCTTTTCTGTTCCATCTGCAAGGCAGAACGCTATCCACAGAGCACAAGAGCCGAATGTGGTTCGCCCCCGAACAGATAGCGACCGATGCTCTGAGGAGAATCATACGCTGCAACCGTAACAGACTTGAGGTGGAAATGTCGGAGCTGTTCCTTGAGGTCATGGAGAACACCCAAACCGACAGTTTGCAATTCTGCCTCAATGACGCAATCGCCTTGTTGCAATGCAACCACGTGAAAGCGGAGAAGTACCTTGTGCGAAAGATAGTGCAGGACTGTTGGAAGCTGCAACCTTCAGAGAACGCCCTCACCTACACCTCATACGAGTACAACTACAATAGCAGCGGTCACTACTCGCCAACAAAACGTGTGGGCAGGTTCTACACTGTAACGAGGGACAAGCTAAATAGCATATAA
- a CDS encoding toprim domain-containing protein: protein MNIQEAKQIKIADYLQSLGHRPVKQQGANLWYKSPLRNESEASFKVNTTMNSWFDFGMGKGGNIITLVSYLYASDNLPYLLDKMEKQTPHVRPTDFSFTQQATEPSFERLEVRELNHPALLRYLSERKINLHIAQKECAELHFSHNYKNYFAIGFKNKSGGYEVRNRFFKGCMSPKDITHIRHQGEPRYACYVFEGMMDYLSFLSLRLEKFPACPSLDAQDYVILNSTSNVDKAIDALHGYERISCLLDNDDAGRKATLAIKTALGYRVRDASHLYSEYNDLNDYLCGVKSKQSVHQVQPVKQTVPPRRKGAALGM, encoded by the coding sequence ATGAACATTCAAGAAGCAAAGCAAATCAAGATTGCAGACTATCTGCAAAGTTTGGGACACCGCCCTGTCAAGCAGCAGGGCGCAAACCTTTGGTACAAGTCACCGCTGAGAAACGAGAGCGAGGCATCTTTCAAGGTGAACACCACGATGAACAGTTGGTTCGATTTCGGCATGGGCAAGGGCGGCAACATCATCACCCTTGTGTCCTATCTTTACGCATCCGACAACCTGCCTTATCTTTTGGACAAGATGGAGAAGCAAACTCCCCATGTTCGTCCGACCGACTTTTCTTTTACTCAGCAAGCTACCGAGCCGAGTTTTGAGCGATTGGAAGTGAGGGAACTTAACCATCCTGCACTCCTGCGCTATCTGAGCGAGCGAAAGATTAATCTGCACATTGCCCAAAAGGAATGTGCGGAACTCCACTTCTCGCATAACTATAAAAACTACTTTGCCATCGGCTTCAAGAACAAGTCGGGTGGCTATGAGGTGCGTAACCGATTCTTCAAGGGGTGCATGTCACCCAAGGATATCACCCATATCCGACATCAAGGCGAGCCAAGATACGCTTGCTATGTTTTCGAGGGCATGATGGATTATCTTTCTTTTCTCTCGTTACGCTTGGAGAAGTTTCCTGCTTGTCCGTCATTGGACGCACAGGACTATGTGATACTCAACTCCACAAGCAACGTGGACAAGGCTATTGATGCACTCCATGGCTACGAGCGCATCAGTTGTCTGCTCGACAACGATGACGCAGGGCGTAAGGCTACACTTGCCATCAAGACTGCTCTCGGCTACCGTGTGAGGGACGCATCCCACTTGTACAGTGAATACAACGACTTGAACGACTATCTGTGCGGAGTGAAATCCAAACAGTCAGTACACCAAGTACAGCCTGTTAAGCAGACTGTTCCACCTCGCAGGAAAGGCGCAGCCTTGGGCATGTAG
- the mobV gene encoding MobV family relaxase translates to MGHFSLDFKKAKGCSDARESDHIERKVIPDNADPTRTHLNRELVKMPSGVYGRDEAIAHRIKTAGIKRKITNDQVRVIRTVLSGTHEDMMNIAANGQLDDWCNDSLKWLQDTFGKENVVSVVLHMDEHTPHLHASIVPIVTGERRKAKNKTAEEGKRTYRKKANAVRLCADDVLNRDKMIGYHDSYAEAMSKYGLKRGVRGSDARHTTTAQYYRNIKRETERLQNCMKLLQSDIEEAQRLLQQTKSEISTEKLQAAKMEAKTAFVSKIGSLLGSGKLKEVEQHNRKLCELVTNREQYIDELHEKVQRMEDSHSKQLDEIQRKHQSEVANLESKHTTEVTMLNNIIRKAKRWFPMLEARLQMEDLCRRVGFTVEQIEVLLTGKALNFSGSLYSEEHRRKFNVVNAEIKVFSDSTKPNQLFLYINRQTMVEWFKEQWNNIRLKTQRRFKL, encoded by the coding sequence ATGGGACATTTCAGTTTGGATTTCAAGAAGGCAAAGGGCTGCTCTGACGCAAGGGAGTCAGACCACATAGAGCGCAAGGTGATACCCGACAACGCTGACCCTACGAGAACTCACCTCAACCGTGAGCTTGTCAAGATGCCGAGCGGTGTGTATGGTCGTGACGAAGCCATCGCCCACCGCATCAAGACGGCAGGCATCAAGCGCAAGATAACCAATGACCAGGTGAGGGTGATTAGAACCGTGCTGTCTGGAACGCACGAGGACATGATGAACATCGCAGCCAATGGTCAGCTTGACGATTGGTGCAACGACAGCTTGAAGTGGTTGCAGGACACATTCGGCAAGGAGAATGTCGTGTCGGTGGTTCTCCACATGGATGAGCACACGCCGCACCTCCACGCCTCCATCGTTCCGATAGTAACAGGCGAGCGGAGAAAGGCGAAGAACAAGACAGCGGAAGAAGGCAAGCGGACATACCGCAAGAAAGCCAATGCCGTGAGACTGTGTGCCGATGATGTGCTCAACCGAGACAAAATGATTGGCTATCACGACAGCTATGCTGAAGCTATGAGCAAGTATGGCTTGAAGAGAGGTGTCCGTGGATCAGATGCGAGGCATACCACCACGGCACAGTATTATCGCAACATCAAGCGAGAGACCGAGAGACTTCAAAACTGTATGAAGCTGCTGCAATCTGATATTGAGGAAGCACAGCGACTTCTACAACAAACCAAGAGTGAAATCAGCACGGAGAAACTACAGGCTGCTAAGATGGAAGCCAAGACAGCCTTTGTGTCGAAGATTGGTTCTCTTTTAGGTAGTGGAAAATTGAAGGAGGTGGAGCAACACAACCGAAAGTTGTGCGAGCTTGTGACAAACCGAGAGCAATACATTGACGAACTCCATGAGAAGGTGCAACGTATGGAGGACAGCCACAGCAAACAGCTTGACGAGATACAGCGTAAGCACCAATCGGAGGTCGCGAATTTGGAGAGCAAGCACACCACGGAGGTAACGATGCTCAACAACATTATCCGCAAAGCCAAGCGTTGGTTCCCGATGTTGGAGGCACGCTTGCAAATGGAAGACCTGTGCAGGAGGGTTGGCTTTACCGTTGAACAAATTGAGGTGCTTCTTACAGGAAAGGCACTCAACTTTAGCGGTTCACTCTATTCCGAGGAGCACAGAAGAAAGTTCAATGTAGTGAATGCAGAAATTAAGGTATTCTCTGATTCTACCAAGCCGAACCAACTATTTTTGTATATAAATAGACAAACTATGGTTGAATGGTTTAAGGAACAGTGGAATAATATAAGGTTAAAAACACAGCGTCGTTTCAAACTTTAA
- a CDS encoding GLPGLI family protein gives MKRVILFTLSCLVSCLLVSAQKIGLSIHYNMVMQIPKEVYSMSDLSKRQMIINQLSNQHKTYTLFTNGNECAFSTTGIDNNVIKLEGSGSYYTNTTDNKEISIKSIVDKTFVVFSDSLKNEWDLYFDETIEVLGKKCTKAVYKKNRSVVAWFCQEIPSPVGPCGYIGLPGAILRLTTSSEIYEAESILPIKGQVKIELPRGKIMQKPAFEKLQKKKIEELKESGNDNVIVL, from the coding sequence ATGAAAAGGGTTATATTATTCACGCTTTCGTGCTTAGTCTCTTGTCTATTAGTCTCCGCACAAAAGATAGGATTATCCATACATTATAATATGGTGATGCAAATTCCGAAGGAGGTCTATAGTATGAGTGATTTAAGTAAAAGACAAATGATTATAAATCAATTGTCCAATCAGCATAAAACTTATACTTTATTTACTAATGGCAACGAATGTGCATTTTCAACCACAGGCATAGATAACAATGTTATCAAACTTGAAGGAAGTGGCTCATACTATACAAATACAACAGATAATAAGGAAATAAGTATAAAAAGCATTGTAGATAAGACGTTTGTCGTTTTTTCTGATTCATTAAAAAATGAATGGGATTTGTATTTTGATGAGACTATAGAAGTTTTAGGAAAGAAATGTACAAAGGCCGTATATAAGAAAAATCGTTCTGTAGTAGCATGGTTCTGTCAAGAAATACCATCCCCCGTAGGACCTTGTGGATATATAGGGCTGCCAGGGGCAATACTCCGCTTGACGACATCAAGCGAAATTTATGAGGCAGAAAGTATTTTGCCTATAAAAGGGCAAGTCAAGATAGAGTTACCAAGAGGAAAAATAATGCAAAAACCTGCTTTTGAAAAGTTACAGAAGAAAAAGATTGAAGAGTTGAAGGAAAGCGGCAATGACAATGTCATAGTTTTATAG